One genomic window of Coffea eugenioides isolate CCC68of chromosome 1, Ceug_1.0, whole genome shotgun sequence includes the following:
- the LOC113750752 gene encoding polygalacturonase isoform X1, producing the protein MKEMEYWKLNSLKLTNTRLLMYLVSIALISLLAMLASITRMFPPGSRSLLTSKADFRFQLQIQEAQTMGQRNNGAVEIKHSLDARGRRLLGGPGSSPPRCISKCGRCTPCRPVHVPVPPGTPVTTEYYPEAWRCKCGNKLYMP; encoded by the exons ATGAAAGAGATGGAGTATTGGAAGCTGAATAGTCTCAAGTTGACGAACACAAGGCTTCTTATGTACCTCGTTTCCATCGCCCTTATATCACTCCTTGCAATGCTTGCCAGCATCACCCGAATGTTTCCTCCAG GTTCCAGGTCCCTGCTGACTAGTAAAGCTGATTTTCGCTTCCAGCTCCAG ATCCAAGAGGCGCAGACGATGGGGCAGAGGAATAATGGAGCAGTGGAGATTAAGCATTCCCTGGATGCAAGGGGAAGGAGGCTTTTAGGCGGTCCCGGTTCATCACCTCCTCGATGCATATCAAAGTGCGGTAGATGCACACCATGTCGGCCGGTCCATGTCCCGGTGCCCCCTGGAACGCCGGTGACGACCGAGTACTACCCTGAAGCATGGAGGTGCAAATGCGGCAATAAGTTGTACATGCCCTGA
- the LOC113750752 gene encoding polygalacturonase isoform X2 produces MEYWKLNSLKLTNTRLLMYLVSIALISLLAMLASITRMFPPGSRSLLTSKADFRFQLQIQEAQTMGQRNNGAVEIKHSLDARGRRLLGGPGSSPPRCISKCGRCTPCRPVHVPVPPGTPVTTEYYPEAWRCKCGNKLYMP; encoded by the exons ATGGAGTATTGGAAGCTGAATAGTCTCAAGTTGACGAACACAAGGCTTCTTATGTACCTCGTTTCCATCGCCCTTATATCACTCCTTGCAATGCTTGCCAGCATCACCCGAATGTTTCCTCCAG GTTCCAGGTCCCTGCTGACTAGTAAAGCTGATTTTCGCTTCCAGCTCCAG ATCCAAGAGGCGCAGACGATGGGGCAGAGGAATAATGGAGCAGTGGAGATTAAGCATTCCCTGGATGCAAGGGGAAGGAGGCTTTTAGGCGGTCCCGGTTCATCACCTCCTCGATGCATATCAAAGTGCGGTAGATGCACACCATGTCGGCCGGTCCATGTCCCGGTGCCCCCTGGAACGCCGGTGACGACCGAGTACTACCCTGAAGCATGGAGGTGCAAATGCGGCAATAAGTTGTACATGCCCTGA
- the LOC113761562 gene encoding CBL-interacting serine/threonine-protein kinase 11 yields the protein MPEIEEVPPASAVSEPPLFGKYEIGRLLGCGAFAKVYHARDVRNGQSVAIKVINKKKVSSTTLMSNITREISIMRRLRHPNIVRLHEVLATKTKIYFVMEFVKGGELFGKISKGRFSENLARKYFQQLISAVGYCHLYGVFHRDLKPENLLLDENGDLKVSDFGLSAVTDQVREDGFLHTLCGTPAYVAPEILSKKGYDGAKVDVWSCGVILYVLTVGYLPFNDPNLMAMYRKIYQGEYRCPKWMSSELKRFLSRLLDTNPATRITIEEIKRDPWFKKGYKERKFYEEDFVEFNDDKVIKDDRVIQGSTSFNAFDLISLSSGLDLSGLFDESCSSARLAVEDSPEKIIERVSEVAKGVENARLKRKKEWGVELQGHRDSGKFVIGLDVFRLTDSMVVVNAKKRAGDAGFFHELWENRIRPAILGQQQGVELQASTSGSSCC from the coding sequence ATGCCGGAGATCGAGGAAGTCCCTCCGGCTTCGGCCGTATCGGAACCTCCGTTGTTTGGCAAATACGAAATCGGACGACTTCTGGGCTGTGGCGCATTTGCAAAGGTGTACCACGCTAGGGACGTCAGAAATGGCCAAAGCGTGGCCATCAAAGTCATCAACAAGAAGAAAGTATCCAGCACCACCTTGATGTCCAATATCACGCGCGAAATCTCCATCATGCGCCGGCTGCGCCACCCCAACATCGTTAGACTCCATGAAGTACTCGCCACCAAAACCAAGATTTATTTTGTCATGGAGTTTGTCAAAGGCGGCGAATTATTCGGGAAGATTTCCAAGGGCCGCTTCTCGGAAAATCTCGCCCGTAAATATTTCCAGCAGCTGATCTCCGCCGTCGGTTACTGCCATCTATACGGGGTTTTCCACCGGGATTTAAAGCCTGAGAATCTATTACTCGACGAGAACGGCGATCTCAAGGTTTCCGATTTTGGGCTTAGTGCCGTGACGGACCAGGTAAGAGAAGATGGTTTCCTGCACACGCTTTGCGGGACCCCGGCTTATGTAGCACCCGAAATATTGAGCAAGAAAGGATACGACGGAGCTAAGGTGGACGTTTGGTCCTGTGGGGTGATTTTGTACGTTTTGACGGTGGGTTATTTGCCGTTTAACGATCCAAATCTGATGGCCATGTACAGGAAAATCTACCAAGGCGAGTATAGATGTCCTAAATGGATGTCATCCGAGCTCAAACGGTTTTTGTCTCGTCTTTTGGACACCAATCCCGCGACTAGGATAACTATTGAGGAGATCAAGCGAGACCCTTGGTTCAAGAAAGGGTACAAGGAGAGGAAGTTTTACGAGGAAGATTTTGTTGAATTTAATGATGACAAGGTTATTAAGGATGATCGGGTGATTCAAGGTTCCACGAGTTTCAACGCCTTTGACCTAATCTCGTTATCTTCCGGGTTGGACCTTTCCGGGCTGTTCGACGAATCGTGTAGCTCCGCCCGGTTGGCCGTGGAGGATTCTCCGGAGAAGATCATTGAGAGGGTGTCGGAGGTGGCAAAAGGGGTGGAAAACGCGaggttgaagaggaagaaggaaTGGGGCGTGGAGTTACAGGGTCACCGGGATAGCGGTAAATTCGTAATTGGATTGGACGTTTTCCGGCTGACTGATAGTATGGTAGTCGTGAACGCCAAGAAAAGAGCCGGAGATGCGGGATTCTTTCATGAATTATGGGAAAATAGAATTAGGCCGGCAATTCTGGGCCAACAGCAGGGGGTGGAATTGCAGGCTTCAACCTCTGGCTCTAGTTGCTGCTAG